A window of the Hypomesus transpacificus isolate Combined female chromosome 22, fHypTra1, whole genome shotgun sequence genome harbors these coding sequences:
- the LOC124484592 gene encoding C-type lectin domain family 4 member M-like isoform X1 — MAEDIYANADMTQKVKLDDIYAKPDMTQKVKLEDIYATPDMTQKVKSDGGEMEERMVDIYVSADTLRSHDPCSEADDPTPENPAGDQLSGAGGPERSLSRAAAVCLGLLCALLLAGVAALGVIYLMTVTVERHQLQTKYDILTRERDQLNTSNIILTRERDQLNTSYINLTIEIGQLNTNNTNLTRERAQLQTSNTNLTRERDDLKRRLCEDLDGWRRFGYSCYYISTEKKNWAGSRQDCRDRGADLVIINSPKEQEFLNNLHKKVWIGLNDTVTEGNFAWVDGTPLTTPKYWWDSQPDNHPNTPGNDGEDCAEIHYSPSDVPPPLTWNDNRCDDNNYWVCERGI, encoded by the exons ATGGCGGAGGACATCTACGCTAATGCAGACATGACCCAGAAGGTGAAGTTGGATGATATTTATGCTAAACCAGACATGACACAGAAGGTGAAGTTGGAGGACATCTACGCTACACCAGACATGACCCAGAAGGTGAAGTCTGacgggggggagatggaggagaggatggtggaCATCTACGTTAGTGCTGACACCCTCAGAAGTCACGACCCCTGCTCAGAGGCTGACGACCCTACACCAGAGAACCCTGCAGGAGATCAGCTctcag GTGCTGGGGGTCCAGAGAGGAGTCTCTCCAGAGCTgcagcagtgtgtctggggctgCTGTGTGCTCTCCTACTGGCTGGGGTCGCAGCACTGGGAGTCATCT ATCTAATGACAGTGACTGTGGAGAGACACCAGCTCCAGACCAAGTATGATatcctgaccagagagagagaccagctgaacACCAGCAACATCatcctgaccagagagagagaccagctgaacACCAGTTACATCAACTTGACCATAGAGATAGGCCAGCTGAACACCAACAACACCaacctgaccagagagagagcccaGTTACAGACCAGTAACACCaacctgaccagagagagagatgaccttAAGAGGAGGCTGTGCG AGGATCtagatggatggaggaggttTGGCTACAGCTGTTACTACATCTCTACTGAGAAGAAAAACTGGGCTGGCAGCAGACAGGACTgtagagacagaggagcagacCTGGTGATCATAAACAGCCCAAAGGAacag GAATTCCTCAATAACCTCCACAAGAAAGTGTGGATCGGTCTGAATGACACAGTAACAGAAGGGAACTTTGCCTGGGTGGACGGAACTCCACTGACCACACCCAA GTACTGGTGGGACTCTCAGCCTGATAATCACCCTAACACACCAGGCAATGATGGTGAGGACTGTGCTGAGATACACTACTCACCTTCTGACGTTCCCCCTCCTTTAACATGGAATGATAACAGATGTGATGATAATAATTACTGGGTCTGTGAGAGAGGGATCTAA
- the LOC124484594 gene encoding C-type lectin domain family 4 member M-like — protein sequence MFERLVKEHWNQRKYSKDIYAPPEMTQMVKSDRGEMEEMMVAIYASAGTLRGDQLSGAGGPERSFSRAAAVCLGLLCALLLAGVVALGVIYLMTVTVERHQLQTKYDILTRERDQLNTSNIILTRERDQLNTSYINLTIEIRQLNTNNTNNTNLTRERAQLQSSNTILTRERDDLKRRLCDVTSCPDGLQKFGCSCYYVSTEEKNWAGSRQDCRGRRADLVIINSPKEQEFLNNFTKRVWIGLSDTVTEGNFTWVHGTPLTTPMYWYSKQPDNHIYAGNVDEGCTEIYYPSPADTHVVLPKTWNDNRCDKNNYWVCERGI from the exons ATGTTTGAGAGACTAGTCAAGGAGCACTGGAACCAGAGGAAATACTCCAAGGACATCTACGCTCCACCAGAGATGACCCAGATGGTGAAGTCTGacaggggggagatggaggagatgatgGTGGCTATCTACGCTAGTGCTGGCACCCTCAGAGGAGATCAGctgtcag GTGCTGGGGGTCCAGAAAGGAGTTTCTCCAGAGCTgcagcagtgtgtctggggctgCTGTGTGCTCTCCTACTGGCTGGGGTCGTAGCACTGGGAGTCATCT ATCTAATGACAGTGACTGTGGAGAGACACCAGCTCCAGACCAAGTATGATatcctgaccagagagagagaccagctgaacACCAGCAACATCatcctgaccagagagagagaccagctgaacACCAGTTACATCAACTTGACCATAGAGATACGCCAGCTGAACACCAACAACACCAACAACACCaacctgaccagagagagagcccaGTTACAGAGCAGTAACACCatcctgaccagagagagagatgaccttAAGAGGAGGCTGTGCG atgtcacttcctgtcctgatgGCTTGCAGAAGTTTGGCTGCAGCTGTTACTACGTCTCTACTGAGGAGAAAAACTGGGCTGGCAGCAGACAGGACTGTAGAGGCAGACGAGCAGACCTGGTGATCATAAACAGCCCAAAGGAacag GAATTCCTCAATAACTTCACCAAGAGAGTGTGGATCGGTCTAAGTGACACAGTAACAGAAGGAAACTTTACCTGGGTGCACGGAACTCCACTGACCACACCCAT GTACTGGTACAGCAAACAGCCTGATAATCACATTTACGCAGGCAACGTTGATGAAGGCTGTACTGAGATATACTACCCGTCTCCTGCTGATACACATGTTGTTCTTCCCAAGACATGGAATGATAACAGATGTGATAAAAATAATTACTGGGTCTGTGAGAGAGGGATCTAA
- the LOC124484592 gene encoding C-type lectin domain family 12 member B-like isoform X2: protein MAEDIYANADMTQKVKLDDIYAKPDMTQKVKLEDIYATPDMTQKVKSDGGEMEERMVDIYVSADTLRSHDPCSEADDPTPENPAGDQLSGAGGPERSLSRAAAVCLGLLCALLLAGVAALGVIYLMTVTVERHQLQTKYDILTRERDQLNTSNIILTRERDQLNTSYINLTIEIGQLNTNNTNLTRERAQLQTSNTNLTRERDDLKRRLCEDLDGWRRFGYSCYYISTEKKNWAGSRQDCRDRGADLVIINSPKEQVLVGLSA, encoded by the exons ATGGCGGAGGACATCTACGCTAATGCAGACATGACCCAGAAGGTGAAGTTGGATGATATTTATGCTAAACCAGACATGACACAGAAGGTGAAGTTGGAGGACATCTACGCTACACCAGACATGACCCAGAAGGTGAAGTCTGacgggggggagatggaggagaggatggtggaCATCTACGTTAGTGCTGACACCCTCAGAAGTCACGACCCCTGCTCAGAGGCTGACGACCCTACACCAGAGAACCCTGCAGGAGATCAGCTctcag GTGCTGGGGGTCCAGAGAGGAGTCTCTCCAGAGCTgcagcagtgtgtctggggctgCTGTGTGCTCTCCTACTGGCTGGGGTCGCAGCACTGGGAGTCATCT ATCTAATGACAGTGACTGTGGAGAGACACCAGCTCCAGACCAAGTATGATatcctgaccagagagagagaccagctgaacACCAGCAACATCatcctgaccagagagagagaccagctgaacACCAGTTACATCAACTTGACCATAGAGATAGGCCAGCTGAACACCAACAACACCaacctgaccagagagagagcccaGTTACAGACCAGTAACACCaacctgaccagagagagagatgaccttAAGAGGAGGCTGTGCG AGGATCtagatggatggaggaggttTGGCTACAGCTGTTACTACATCTCTACTGAGAAGAAAAACTGGGCTGGCAGCAGACAGGACTgtagagacagaggagcagacCTGGTGATCATAAACAGCCCAAAGGAacag GTACTGGTGGGACTCTCAGCCTGA
- the LOC124484587 gene encoding glutamine synthetase-like isoform X2 produces the protein MASVSVSSGLNKTLRQHYLSLPQRGLCQVTYVWVDGSGEGLRNKTRTLDREPQGLDDIPEWNFDGSSTLQAKGSNSDMYLNPVCIFRDPFTLDPNKLVLCEVLEHTRLPAETNLRSDCNKVMEKVKEHIPWFGMEQEYTFLGTDGRPYGWPSNGFPAPQGPYYCSVGADCAYGRDIVECHYKWEFQVGPCEGIEMGDHLWMARFLLHRVSEDFGVVASLDPKLMTGNWNGAGCHTNVSTKDMRAEGGLQYIEQAIEKLSTRHAEHIKVYDPHNGQDNMRRLTGLHETSSILDFSAGLANRGASIRIPRQVGQERRGYFEDRRPSANCDPYVVTAAIARTCLLDEEEDEI, from the exons ATGGCGTCTGTGTCAGTCAGTTCTGGTCTGAACAAGACCCTGCGGCAgcactacctgtctctccctcagagGGGCTTGTGTCAGGTCACCTACGTCTGGGTCGACGGCTCTGGGGAGGGGCTGCGCAACAAGACTCGAACCCTGGACAGAGAACCTCAAGGACTGGATG ATATTCCGGAATGGAACTTTGACGGTTCCAGCACCTTACAGGCCAAGGGTTCTAACAGTGACATGTACCTGAACCCAGTGTGCATATTCAGGGATCCTTTCACACTTGACCCCAACAAACTGGTTCTGTGTGAGGTGCTCGAACACACCCGCCTCCCTGCTG AGACTAACCTGCGCTCAGACTGTAACAAGGTGATGGAGAAGGTGAAGGAGCACATTCCCTGGTTTGGAATGGAGCAAGAGTACACTTTCCTGGGGACAGATGGACGCCCCTATGGCTGGCCCTCAAATGGATTCCCTGCTCCCCAAG GCCCATACTACTGCAGCGTCGGTGCAGACTGTGCCTACGGCAGGGACATTGTGGAGTGCCACTACAAG TGGGAGTTCCAGGTGGGTCCTTGTGAGGGGATTGAGATGGGAGACCACCTGTGGATGGCCCGTTTCCTGCTCCACCGCGTGAGCGAAGACTTTGGGGTTGTGGCTTCCTTGGACCCTAAACTGATGACGGGGAACTGGAATGGGGCGGGTTGCCATACCAACGTCAGCACCAAAGACatgagggcagagggaggacTGCA GTACATCGAGCAGGCCATAGAGAAGCTTAGCACTCGACACGCGGAGCACATCAAGGTGTACGACCCTCACAACGGCCAGGACAACATGAGGCGTCTCACCGGCCTCCACGAGACCTCCAGCATCCTCGACTTCTCTGCCGGCTTGGCCAATCGTGGGGCTAGCATCCGAATCCCTCGTCAGGTGGGTCAAGAGAGGAGGGGCTACTTTGAAGACCGCCGCCCCTCCGCCAACTGTGACCCGTATGTTGTGACGGCCGCCATAGCACGCACCTGCCTGCtggatgaagaggaagatgaaatATAA
- the LOC124484614 gene encoding glutamine synthetase-like, with the protein MASVSVSSGLNKTLRQHYLSLPQRGLCQVTYVWVDGSGEGLRNKTRTLDREPQGLEDIPEWNFFFLADVEDRSNSDKYLNPVCIFRDPFTLDPNKLVLCEVLEHTRLPTETNLRSDCNKVMEKVKEHIPWFGMEQEYTFLGTDGRPYGWPSNGFPAPQGPYYCSVGADCAYGRDIVECHYKACLYAGVKICGTNAETMPSQWEFQVGPCEGIEMGDHLWMARFLLHRVSEDFGVVASLDPKPMTGDWNGAGCHTNFSTKDMRAEGGLQYIEQAIEKLSTRHAEHIKVYDPHNGQDNMRRLTGLHWTSNIHDFSAGVANRGASIRIPRQVGQERRGYFEDRRPSANCDPYAVTAAIARTCLLDEEEDEI; encoded by the exons ATGGCGTCTGTGTCAGTCAGTTCTGGTCTGAACAAGACCCTGCGGCAgcactacctgtctctccctcagagGGGCTTGTGTCAGGTCACCTACGTCTGGGTCGACGGCTCTGGGGAGGGGCTGCGCAACAAGACTCGAACCCTGGACAGAGAACCCCAAGGACTGGAGG ACATTCCGGAATggaattttttctttttggccGACGTGGAGGACAGGTCTAACAGTGACAAGTACCTGAACCCAGTGTGCATATTCAGGGACCCTTTCACACTAGACCCCAACAAACTGGTTCTGTGTGAGGTGCTCGAACACACCCGCCTCCCTACTG agACTAACCTGCGCTCAGACTGTAACAAGGTGATGGAGAAGGTGAAGGAGCACATTCCCTGGTTTGGAATGGAGCAAGAGTACACTTTCCTGGGGACAGATGGACGCCCCTATGGCTGGCCCTCAAATGGATTCCCTGCTCCCCAAG GCCCATACTACTGCAGCGTCGGTGCAGACTGTGCCTACGGCAGGGACATTGTGGAGTGCCACTACAAGGCATGTCTCTATGCTGGAGTCAAAATCTGTGGGACCAATGCAGAGACCATGCCTTCACAG TGGGAGTTCCAGGTGGGTCCTTGTGAGGGGATTGAGATGGGAGACCACCTGTGGATGGCCCGTTTCCTGCTCCACCGCGTGAGCGAAGACTTTGGGGTCGTGGCTTCCTTGGACCCTAAACCGATGACGGGTGACTGGAATGGGGCGGGTTGCCATACCAACTTCAGCACCAAAGACatgagggcagagggaggacTGCA GTACATCGAGCAGGCCATAGAGAAGCTTAGCACTCGACACGCGGAGCACATCAAGGTGTACGACCCTCACAACGGCCAGGACAACATGAGGCGTCTCACCGGCCTCCATTGGACCTCCAACATCCACGACTTCTCTGCCGGCGTGGCCAATCGTGGGGCGAGCATCCGCATCCCTCGTCAGGTgggtcaggagaggaggggctacTTTGAAGACCGCCGCCCCTCCGCCAACTGTGACCCGTATGCTGTGACGGCTGCCATCGCACGCACCTGCCTGCtggatgaagaggaagatgaaatATAA
- the LOC124484587 gene encoding glutamine synthetase-like isoform X1 — translation MASVSVSSGLNKTLRQHYLSLPQRGLCQVTYVWVDGSGEGLRNKTRTLDREPQGLDDIPEWNFDGSSTLQAKGSNSDMYLNPVCIFRDPFTLDPNKLVLCEVLEHTRLPAETNLRSDCNKVMEKVKEHIPWFGMEQEYTFLGTDGRPYGWPSNGFPAPQGPYYCSVGADCAYGRDIVECHYKACLYAGVKICGTNAEVMPSQWEFQVGPCEGIEMGDHLWMARFLLHRVSEDFGVVASLDPKLMTGNWNGAGCHTNVSTKDMRAEGGLQYIEQAIEKLSTRHAEHIKVYDPHNGQDNMRRLTGLHETSSILDFSAGLANRGASIRIPRQVGQERRGYFEDRRPSANCDPYVVTAAIARTCLLDEEEDEI, via the exons ATGGCGTCTGTGTCAGTCAGTTCTGGTCTGAACAAGACCCTGCGGCAgcactacctgtctctccctcagagGGGCTTGTGTCAGGTCACCTACGTCTGGGTCGACGGCTCTGGGGAGGGGCTGCGCAACAAGACTCGAACCCTGGACAGAGAACCTCAAGGACTGGATG ATATTCCGGAATGGAACTTTGACGGTTCCAGCACCTTACAGGCCAAGGGTTCTAACAGTGACATGTACCTGAACCCAGTGTGCATATTCAGGGATCCTTTCACACTTGACCCCAACAAACTGGTTCTGTGTGAGGTGCTCGAACACACCCGCCTCCCTGCTG AGACTAACCTGCGCTCAGACTGTAACAAGGTGATGGAGAAGGTGAAGGAGCACATTCCCTGGTTTGGAATGGAGCAAGAGTACACTTTCCTGGGGACAGATGGACGCCCCTATGGCTGGCCCTCAAATGGATTCCCTGCTCCCCAAG GCCCATACTACTGCAGCGTCGGTGCAGACTGTGCCTACGGCAGGGACATTGTGGAGTGCCACTACAAGGCATGTCTCTACGCTGGGGTCAAAATCTGTGGAACCAACGCAGAGGTTATGCCTTCACAG TGGGAGTTCCAGGTGGGTCCTTGTGAGGGGATTGAGATGGGAGACCACCTGTGGATGGCCCGTTTCCTGCTCCACCGCGTGAGCGAAGACTTTGGGGTTGTGGCTTCCTTGGACCCTAAACTGATGACGGGGAACTGGAATGGGGCGGGTTGCCATACCAACGTCAGCACCAAAGACatgagggcagagggaggacTGCA GTACATCGAGCAGGCCATAGAGAAGCTTAGCACTCGACACGCGGAGCACATCAAGGTGTACGACCCTCACAACGGCCAGGACAACATGAGGCGTCTCACCGGCCTCCACGAGACCTCCAGCATCCTCGACTTCTCTGCCGGCTTGGCCAATCGTGGGGCTAGCATCCGAATCCCTCGTCAGGTGGGTCAAGAGAGGAGGGGCTACTTTGAAGACCGCCGCCCCTCCGCCAACTGTGACCCGTATGTTGTGACGGCCGCCATAGCACGCACCTGCCTGCtggatgaagaggaagatgaaatATAA